A region of Maridesulfovibrio sp. DNA encodes the following proteins:
- the pfkB gene encoding 1-phosphofructokinase, protein MSTKTNIVTVTMNPAIDLACKIPDFTAGKVNRVTQYQTDAAGKGVNIAVLLRKFDLPVIVTGFLGQDNAGIFEKLFTEKGLVDDFIRVPGETRIGIKVLDPSTESTTDINFPGLSPDEEHVEELMRKVGELAEEALIVVIGGSLPSGVSPDVVGRLVAIIKSKGAKAVVDTSGSALVSAIKAGPWLIKPNDDELSELVGRPLKDSRDILDEMRRMNRAGITNVAVSLGARGALFTDGEEELLAKPPKIEPVSTVGAGDAMIGGLVAGVAFGLSLKERVRLATSMSAATVAQAGPSLERLDDAKELEKQVIVEAINL, encoded by the coding sequence ATGTCTACAAAGACAAATATTGTTACCGTGACTATGAATCCGGCCATTGATCTGGCCTGCAAGATTCCGGATTTCACGGCCGGAAAGGTTAACAGGGTCACGCAGTATCAGACTGATGCGGCAGGCAAAGGCGTAAACATAGCCGTTTTGCTGCGCAAGTTTGATCTGCCGGTAATTGTGACTGGATTTCTGGGGCAGGATAATGCCGGTATATTTGAAAAGTTATTCACGGAAAAAGGGCTTGTTGATGATTTTATCCGTGTTCCGGGTGAAACGCGTATCGGTATTAAAGTCCTTGATCCAAGTACTGAATCAACCACGGACATCAATTTTCCCGGCCTGTCTCCGGATGAGGAGCATGTTGAGGAATTGATGCGTAAGGTCGGAGAGTTGGCAGAGGAAGCATTGATAGTTGTAATCGGCGGAAGTCTTCCATCCGGTGTTTCTCCAGATGTTGTTGGGCGGCTGGTCGCTATCATCAAGAGCAAAGGAGCAAAAGCCGTTGTTGATACCAGCGGTTCTGCCTTGGTCAGTGCGATCAAGGCCGGTCCTTGGTTGATCAAGCCTAATGATGATGAGTTGTCAGAGTTGGTCGGGCGTCCGCTTAAGGATAGCCGGGACATTCTTGATGAAATGCGACGCATGAACAGGGCCGGAATTACCAACGTGGCTGTTTCCCTTGGAGCGCGGGGAGCCTTGTTCACAGACGGGGAAGAGGAACTTTTAGCTAAGCCTCCGAAAATAGAGCCTGTCAGTACTGTGGGAGCAGGTGATGCCATGATAGGCGGTCTGGTAGCGGGAGTTGCGTTCGGGCTTTCATTAAAGGAACGGGTGCGCCTTGCAACATCCATGTCTGCCGCTACTGTGGCTCAGGCAGGTCCCAGTCTGGAAAGGCTTGATGATGCTAAGGAACTGGAAAAACAGGTAATTGTTGAAGCGATAAACTTGTAA
- the ptsP gene encoding phosphoenolpyruvate--protein phosphotransferase: MISFDQTSIELGATASGKIEAIEKVGKILVRQGYIEPEYIESMKRREGVANTFLGNGISIPHGLPENRDKIIRTGVAVLQVPEGVAWNPGEVVNLVIGIAAKSDEHIEILTNLTHVLDDEETVARLVVTRDAADIVSVLSGECKTESRPAPTLDVTDFDSSIDVTIMGEHGLHARPATFFVDIAKQFNAEIQVEFDGRSGNGKSLASLLKLGVSGGKTIRIHAKGFDSGIALAALKDAVDAGLGEEAEEAVDKQIVHGWVPVNVKKTIPGCTASPGLASGPVHQLTQRRIVVEALAKDPQHESDELTHAINAARQNLHHLYEEVRAKSGEPRAAIFKAHEAFLDDPEMLAETHDLIRKGKSAGYAWRQVIEDRVHVMEQHSDELLAARAMDLRDVGRRVLKHLAGIVQDEPFTPESPVILIAEDLTPSDTAQLNPAFILGFCTASGGPTSHSAIIARSLGIPAIVGAGPRLLEISNDTLAILDGDSGNLYLEPCEEDIKTANETKLRLEELRNEEYRTRFEPALTTDGERVEVVANIGKVSEAEKAVNAGGEGVGLMRTEFLFLERDTPPDEEEQYQNYRAMVEALNGLPIIIRTLDIGGDKAVSYLDLPPEDNPFLGERGIRLCLNRPEMFLTQLRAIYRASKYGPIRIMFPMIATLEDLDAAKRLAEKARIEVGAEPVEIGIMVEVPSVAAMAREFAREVDFFSVGTNDLTQYTMAIDRVHPTLAAKADSLHPAVLRLIEQVVKASDEAGIWTGVCGGLAGEPLGAAILAGLGVKELSMVVPSIAAVKAHMRAISMDSARKLAQKALACRNGKEVRALSLP; encoded by the coding sequence ATGATCAGCTTTGACCAGACGAGCATTGAGTTGGGAGCAACAGCTTCAGGTAAAATTGAAGCGATTGAAAAAGTAGGCAAAATTTTGGTGCGGCAGGGGTATATTGAGCCTGAGTATATTGAGAGTATGAAACGCAGGGAAGGCGTTGCAAATACTTTTCTTGGAAACGGCATATCCATACCGCATGGACTGCCCGAAAACAGGGATAAAATTATCAGGACCGGTGTGGCTGTTTTGCAGGTCCCGGAAGGCGTAGCCTGGAATCCCGGAGAAGTTGTAAATTTGGTCATAGGCATTGCTGCCAAATCTGACGAACATATTGAGATTCTGACCAACCTGACTCATGTACTTGATGATGAAGAGACTGTAGCCCGTCTTGTTGTGACCAGAGATGCTGCAGATATCGTGAGTGTGCTTAGCGGTGAATGCAAAACTGAATCCCGGCCGGCTCCGACTCTTGATGTAACTGATTTCGATTCATCTATTGATGTAACAATTATGGGCGAACATGGTTTGCACGCGCGTCCAGCAACCTTTTTTGTGGATATTGCCAAACAGTTCAATGCAGAAATTCAGGTTGAGTTTGATGGTCGGTCCGGCAACGGTAAAAGCCTTGCCTCCCTGCTCAAACTCGGTGTTTCCGGCGGAAAGACTATTCGTATTCATGCTAAGGGTTTTGATTCCGGAATTGCCTTGGCTGCGTTGAAGGATGCAGTGGATGCCGGTCTCGGTGAAGAGGCTGAGGAAGCTGTAGATAAGCAAATCGTGCATGGCTGGGTTCCTGTGAATGTAAAGAAAACAATTCCCGGATGTACTGCATCTCCAGGTCTTGCTTCGGGGCCGGTACATCAGCTGACTCAGCGGCGTATTGTGGTTGAAGCTTTGGCAAAAGATCCGCAGCATGAATCAGACGAATTGACTCACGCAATTAATGCTGCACGACAGAATCTGCATCATCTTTATGAAGAAGTACGTGCCAAATCCGGTGAACCGCGTGCGGCGATTTTCAAGGCACATGAAGCTTTCCTCGATGATCCTGAAATGTTGGCCGAAACCCATGATCTGATCCGCAAGGGTAAAAGCGCAGGCTACGCATGGCGTCAGGTTATTGAAGACCGTGTCCATGTAATGGAGCAGCATTCCGATGAGTTGCTTGCAGCAAGGGCAATGGATCTGCGTGATGTTGGACGGCGGGTGCTCAAGCATTTAGCCGGAATAGTTCAGGATGAACCTTTTACTCCAGAATCCCCGGTGATACTCATCGCTGAAGATTTGACTCCATCTGATACCGCTCAACTGAATCCTGCCTTCATACTTGGTTTCTGCACAGCCAGTGGCGGACCGACATCTCATTCTGCCATTATTGCCCGATCTCTCGGAATTCCGGCTATTGTGGGAGCCGGTCCCAGACTGCTTGAAATCTCTAATGACACTCTCGCGATTCTAGATGGAGATTCCGGCAACCTTTATCTTGAACCTTGTGAAGAGGATATCAAGACTGCAAACGAGACGAAGCTCCGGCTGGAAGAATTGCGTAATGAAGAATATCGGACCCGGTTCGAACCTGCTTTAACCACGGACGGTGAACGAGTTGAGGTTGTTGCCAACATCGGCAAGGTCAGCGAGGCGGAGAAGGCCGTTAATGCCGGCGGAGAGGGTGTAGGTCTCATGCGTACCGAATTTCTTTTTCTGGAACGGGATACTCCCCCGGATGAGGAAGAACAGTATCAGAATTATAGGGCAATGGTTGAAGCTCTCAACGGCTTACCTATCATTATCCGTACCCTTGATATCGGTGGGGACAAGGCTGTTTCATATCTGGATCTGCCGCCGGAAGACAACCCGTTTCTCGGTGAACGCGGAATCCGTCTTTGCCTGAATAGACCTGAAATGTTCCTGACCCAGCTTCGCGCTATCTATCGCGCTTCCAAGTACGGCCCAATCAGGATTATGTTTCCCATGATCGCAACACTTGAAGATCTTGATGCGGCAAAACGCCTTGCTGAGAAGGCCCGTATTGAGGTCGGTGCCGAGCCTGTGGAGATTGGAATTATGGTCGAAGTTCCGTCTGTTGCCGCTATGGCCCGTGAATTCGCCAGAGAAGTGGATTTTTTCTCTGTCGGTACCAACGACCTTACTCAGTATACCATGGCTATCGACCGTGTTCACCCGACTCTGGCCGCCAAGGCGGACAGCCTGCATCCGGCAGTGCTGCGTCTTATCGAGCAGGTAGTCAAAGCTTCAGACGAGGCCGGAATATGGACCGGCGTATGCGGAGGATTGGCCGGGGAGCCGCTCGGAGCAGCCATTCTGGCTGGTCTAGGCGTTAAGGAACTTAGCATGGTTGTACCGAGTATTGCCGCAGTAAAGGCCCATATGCGAGCCATAAGCATGGATTCGGCCCGTAAACTGGCGCAGAAAGCATTAGCCTGCCGCAACGGTAAGGAAGTGCGGGCTTTAAGTCTGCCTTAA
- a CDS encoding LacI family DNA-binding transcriptional regulator: protein MRIKDIAEAAGVSTATVSRVLGGKPNVRQEVREKVLNIVAKTNYRPDKAAQRLRSKKSTYIGLIVADIQSPFFASVARAVEDVAQKNNYSVIFCNTDENHEKERMYLEMMQSENAAGIILAPTLRLSDNFELTRYNTSPIVVIDRQVNGYAADMVLIDNHQAAVELTRHMLAHGYKHIAALFGENSATGQQRKSGFEEAVREAGLAKENVITKTLPPTDQAAHKAVTELLNLETPPQAIITSNGRLGAGAFRAIRDKELPVPESVAFASFDESIWTSMTRPAITVVAQPTYAIGQTACELLLKRIDDPKRPTRRVVLESRLVVRQSCGGKI, encoded by the coding sequence ATGAGAATTAAAGACATTGCTGAAGCTGCAGGAGTTTCTACCGCTACTGTTTCGCGAGTTCTGGGAGGCAAACCCAATGTTCGGCAGGAAGTCCGAGAGAAAGTATTGAATATTGTAGCCAAAACCAATTACAGACCGGACAAGGCGGCTCAAAGGTTGCGCTCAAAAAAGTCCACTTACATTGGACTCATCGTTGCCGATATTCAAAGTCCTTTTTTTGCTTCGGTAGCAAGAGCTGTTGAGGATGTAGCTCAAAAGAACAATTACAGTGTTATCTTCTGCAACACGGATGAAAATCACGAAAAAGAACGTATGTACCTTGAAATGATGCAGAGTGAAAACGCTGCAGGAATTATCCTGGCCCCTACCTTGCGACTTTCCGACAACTTTGAACTGACGAGATATAACACCTCGCCCATAGTTGTTATCGACCGACAGGTTAATGGATATGCAGCAGACATGGTTCTTATAGATAACCATCAGGCTGCTGTGGAATTAACAAGGCATATGCTTGCGCACGGATACAAACACATTGCGGCTCTTTTCGGCGAAAACAGTGCCACAGGACAGCAGCGTAAGTCCGGATTCGAAGAGGCTGTACGGGAAGCGGGACTTGCAAAAGAAAACGTAATAACCAAGACCCTTCCGCCCACAGATCAGGCCGCCCATAAAGCTGTCACCGAATTATTGAATCTTGAGACTCCTCCTCAAGCTATCATCACCAGTAACGGCAGACTTGGAGCTGGAGCTTTCAGAGCCATAAGAGATAAAGAATTGCCGGTTCCTGAATCCGTGGCTTTTGCAAGCTTCGATGAATCAATCTGGACTTCCATGACCCGTCCCGCCATCACCGTAGTTGCGCAACCGACTTACGCCATTGGGCAGACCGCCTGTGAATTACTCCTTAAACGCATTGACGATCCTAAACGACCTACACGAAGAGTGGTTCTTGAAAGCAGACTGGTCGTAAGGCAATCCTGTGGCGGAAAAATATAA
- a CDS encoding DUF4172 domain-containing protein, producing MRSKADLKILTNDIVHSSVIEGDFLSPEYVRSPLLTSG from the coding sequence CTGAGAAGTAAGGCGGACCTGAAGATTCTGACCAATGATATAGTTCATTCATCAGTTATAGAAGGGGATTTCCTTAGTCCTGAATATGTACGGTCCCCATTGCTGACGTCTGGATAA
- a CDS encoding formyltransferase family protein: MSIVFFVDEVGARVIENTRHRPQNYTIVYDPRRYENQPWLHVTGVHAIPHPPKNERQIFLEQLGSPQLGIICSYSRILWKELIDFFPMGVVNLHGGKLPEYRGANTLQWAIINGEKSTAATLHFVDKGVDTGPVIDAAEVVIETNDTMLSVLGKILNASVYLLDIWLPSLLQGKVPSYPQDESKAHVWPSRTPDDGLINWSQSDEEISLLIRALAAPWPGAFYYTNDNRKVVIDHALSPYEVAELRKKVAGE; this comes from the coding sequence ATGTCGATCGTATTTTTCGTTGATGAAGTTGGCGCACGGGTTATTGAAAACACTCGCCACCGGCCTCAGAACTACACTATCGTGTATGACCCGAGACGTTATGAAAACCAACCGTGGCTTCACGTTACGGGCGTCCATGCAATCCCTCATCCTCCCAAAAATGAACGGCAGATATTTCTCGAACAATTGGGGTCCCCACAACTGGGGATTATTTGCTCCTATAGCCGAATATTATGGAAAGAATTGATTGATTTTTTTCCCATGGGAGTGGTGAATCTTCATGGCGGAAAGCTGCCGGAATACCGGGGTGCCAATACCCTGCAATGGGCCATAATTAACGGTGAAAAGAGCACTGCTGCGACGCTGCATTTTGTGGATAAAGGCGTGGATACGGGACCGGTCATTGATGCCGCCGAAGTTGTAATCGAAACAAATGATACCATGCTCTCCGTACTCGGCAAAATTCTGAATGCTTCAGTTTATCTTTTGGATATTTGGCTCCCCAGTCTTCTTCAAGGAAAAGTTCCCTCATACCCTCAGGATGAATCTAAAGCTCACGTGTGGCCTAGTCGCACTCCTGATGACGGACTTATTAACTGGTCGCAGAGCGATGAAGAAATTAGCCTTCTGATACGCGCCTTGGCTGCGCCTTGGCCGGGAGCTTTTTACTACACCAATGACAACAGGAAAGTTGTGATTGATCACGCTCTTTCGCCTTATGAAGTCGCTGAATTGAGGAAAAAGGTGGCAGGGGAATGA
- a CDS encoding ABC transporter substrate binding protein: MRSLCLYICLTFILLMCMVLSAAAQSEGFKHVLILHSYHPGMAWVDNLDKGIREELLRPPYDDTIIHTEYMDTKRHQSQKYYDKLLHIYKEKYRNINLNLVIATDNNAFDLLLKHKNDLFKNVPVVFGGVNNFSDKSIENRDDFTGVAEIVSLRETIEIIFKHFPDTKEIFVINDYLPSGRAWAESILRAQKPFEDKARFVHNENLSMEELKGKINSLKPGTVVLFGAYYTDRNGQYLASEKIGNWLTENSSMPVYCLARRYLWDNVIGGKILDSGRKHGRVIGELARRVLGGESPKNIPVVKSVNNTYIFNWLGMEKYGVSREDIPKDSVIINQPHYFYRKYQSFIWISVAIISLLSLLVFMLFVAFIKLRRTREELSYSERKYRSIFDNAIEGIFQTTFDGEILTANPACAALFGYDSIDELTTALKGTTNNIYIDPDERKRLLSIIWQDGKVSGEVRIYHKDGHKLWLNVNARQVVDHDGKSVIEGSVVDITERKKAEAELNRMRKYLANVLDSMPSILVGVDQDVRVTMLNSTGKECSGASLDDAQGKILTELFPWLDPFVDMIKESSNEQVPRRACRVLRHQAGKARYETITAFPLDPDISKEVIVRIDNESRSVQMEQMMVQSEKMMSIGGLAAGMAHEINNPLAVVMGSAQNISNRISKDLDTNRILAEECGTTIEVINEYLDKRGILRMLNNMTDGSERAANIVGNMLTFSRKSEPSGAGLFKVTCLLDEAVGLATNFYDMQRQFDFRRVKVSRQYSTNLPDIKCDGNEMQQVFLNLLKNGAEAMTEKDYGDQVPKFILRAYLKENYVVTEIEDNGPGMPEHIRRRILEPFFTTKPVGQGTGLGLSVSYFIVTDLYKGSMEVQSEEGEWTRFIIKIPRADS, from the coding sequence ATGAGATCTCTATGTTTATATATTTGTTTAACATTTATTTTGCTGATGTGCATGGTTTTGTCTGCTGCAGCACAGAGCGAAGGTTTCAAGCATGTGCTGATCCTTCATTCCTATCACCCCGGCATGGCTTGGGTAGATAACTTGGATAAGGGGATTCGTGAAGAATTACTGCGGCCTCCTTATGATGATACAATTATCCATACCGAATATATGGATACTAAACGTCATCAAAGCCAAAAATATTATGACAAGTTATTGCATATCTATAAGGAGAAATACCGCAATATAAATCTGAATTTGGTTATAGCGACAGATAACAATGCCTTTGATCTGCTTTTGAAGCATAAAAACGATCTATTTAAAAATGTGCCGGTTGTTTTTGGCGGGGTTAATAATTTTTCCGACAAGAGTATTGAAAACAGAGATGATTTCACTGGTGTTGCCGAAATAGTGTCCTTGCGTGAAACTATTGAAATAATATTTAAACATTTTCCGGATACGAAAGAAATCTTCGTGATTAATGACTATCTTCCTTCGGGACGGGCCTGGGCCGAAAGTATTTTGCGTGCTCAAAAACCTTTTGAAGATAAAGCCCGTTTCGTACACAACGAGAATCTTTCCATGGAAGAATTGAAAGGCAAAATCAATTCTCTTAAACCCGGAACCGTAGTGCTTTTCGGAGCATACTACACAGATCGGAATGGTCAGTATTTAGCATCTGAAAAAATAGGGAACTGGCTTACTGAAAACTCATCCATGCCTGTTTACTGCCTTGCCCGCAGGTATCTCTGGGATAACGTTATCGGAGGCAAGATTCTTGATTCCGGTCGAAAACATGGTCGCGTAATCGGGGAGTTGGCGCGGCGTGTTTTAGGTGGAGAAAGCCCTAAAAATATTCCGGTAGTAAAATCTGTGAACAATACTTACATCTTCAATTGGCTTGGTATGGAAAAATACGGTGTTTCTCGCGAAGACATCCCCAAAGATAGTGTAATTATTAATCAACCTCATTATTTTTATAGAAAATATCAGTCTTTTATATGGATATCTGTTGCTATAATTTCGTTGCTTTCCTTGTTGGTGTTCATGCTTTTCGTCGCATTTATTAAATTGCGCCGTACCAGAGAGGAGTTAAGTTATTCGGAACGTAAATACAGATCCATTTTTGATAATGCTATCGAAGGAATCTTCCAAACAACCTTTGATGGCGAGATTTTAACCGCTAATCCGGCTTGTGCGGCGTTATTCGGTTATGATTCAATAGATGAATTAACAACCGCTTTAAAGGGAACTACAAATAATATTTACATTGACCCTGATGAACGAAAAAGGCTTCTCAGCATAATCTGGCAAGACGGTAAAGTTTCAGGTGAAGTCCGTATATACCATAAAGATGGGCATAAATTATGGCTAAATGTTAATGCCCGGCAAGTAGTTGATCATGACGGGAAGTCCGTCATAGAAGGATCGGTTGTTGACATTACTGAGCGTAAAAAAGCTGAAGCAGAGCTGAACCGTATGCGAAAATATCTAGCCAATGTTCTTGATTCCATGCCTTCGATTCTGGTGGGTGTGGATCAGGATGTGCGTGTAACCATGCTGAATAGTACCGGTAAAGAATGCTCAGGCGCATCCCTGGATGATGCGCAGGGTAAAATTTTGACTGAGTTATTCCCTTGGCTGGATCCTTTTGTGGATATGATCAAGGAAAGCAGTAATGAGCAGGTTCCCCGACGCGCTTGCAGGGTTCTTCGTCATCAAGCAGGGAAAGCCCGGTACGAAACTATTACAGCGTTTCCGTTGGACCCAGACATATCCAAAGAAGTCATTGTTCGCATAGATAATGAATCCAGAAGCGTGCAGATGGAACAAATGATGGTCCAATCGGAAAAAATGATGTCCATTGGCGGACTGGCAGCTGGTATGGCCCACGAAATTAATAATCCGTTGGCTGTTGTTATGGGGTCAGCCCAAAACATCAGCAACCGGATTTCCAAAGATCTTGATACAAACCGAATCTTAGCTGAAGAATGCGGCACAACCATCGAAGTTATAAATGAATATCTGGATAAGCGTGGAATCTTGAGGATGCTCAACAATATGACAGATGGAAGCGAGAGAGCGGCCAATATTGTCGGTAATATGCTTACATTCAGTAGGAAGAGCGAACCCTCAGGGGCAGGGCTGTTCAAGGTAACATGCCTGCTGGATGAGGCTGTCGGGCTAGCCACTAATTTTTATGATATGCAGCGTCAGTTTGATTTCCGCAGAGTTAAAGTGTCACGTCAATATTCAACGAACCTTCCTGATATTAAATGTGATGGTAACGAGATGCAGCAGGTCTTTCTCAATTTGTTGAAAAATGGAGCTGAAGCCATGACCGAGAAGGATTATGGGGATCAGGTTCCGAAATTTATTCTTCGGGCATATTTAAAAGAAAACTATGTTGTAACCGAAATAGAAGATAATGGCCCCGGAATGCCGGAGCATATCCGTCGTCGAATACTGGAACCTTTCTTCACCACCAAGCCCGTTGGTCAGGGGACTGGACTTGGCCTGTCTGTTTCCTACTTTATAGTTACTGATTTGTATAAAGGCAGTATGGAAGTTCAGTCTGAAGAAGGTGAATGGACTCGGTTCATAATCAAGATCCCCAGAGCGGATTCGTAA